CTATAACAACATCATCCTCAACTGTAGGATGTCTCTTTTCACCTTTATCTCCACCTATACCACCAAGTGTCACACCATGAAATATAGTAACATTATCACCTATTTCTGCTGTTTCACCTATAACTATTCCCATCCCATGGTCAATGAATAGATTATCACCAATTTTAGCTCCTGGGTGAATCTCTATACCTGTTATTCTCCTAGCTCTTTGAGAAATCATTCTAGCAAGGAAAAGTTTGTTTTTCAGATATAATTTATGAGCTATTCTATGATAAATTAAAGCTTTTAATCCTGGTGAAGAAAATATTGCTTCTAGTAAATTTTTTGCTGCAGGATCCTTCTCTAGTATAACTTTCCCTTGTTCAATGATGAATTTTAACACAATACCACTCCTACTCTTGAGCAAATAAAACGGTTGAAAGATATCTTTCACCTGTATCAGGTAAAACTACTACAACTCTTTTACCTTTTCCTAATCTTTTAGCTATTTGTATAGCTGCTGCAAAATTGGCACCTGATGACATTCCAGCAAGTATTCCCTCATATTTACCTAAATCTCTTGCTGCCGAATAAGCTGTATCTTCATCCATATCGATTATTTCATCAACAACATTCTTATCATAAATATCAGGAATAAAGTTAGCTCCAAGTCCTTGAATACCATGACTTGATGGTGCTCCACCTGTTAAAACCGGAGATTTAACTGGTTGAACAGCAACAGTTAAAATCTCTTTATTATTCTCCTTTAACACCTTTCCAACACCACTAATAGTTCCACCTGTACCTACACCTGCGACAAAAGCATCAAGTTTGCCTTCAGTATCTTCTAAGATTTCCTTTGCTGTTGTCTCTAGATGAGATTGCAGATTAGCTTCATTAGAAAATTGTCTAGTCAAGAAATAATTATTTTCTTTAGCTAGCTTCTCAGCCATTTCTACTGATCCCTTCATTCCTAACTTCCCTTCAGTTAAAACTAGCTCTGCACCATAAGCAGTCATTATTCTTCTTCTTTCAACACTCATTGTATCAGGCATAACTATCTTTACTTTATATCCTCTTGCTGCACCTATCATTGATAAAGCAATACCCATATTTCCACTTGTTGCTTCGATTATTGTATCACCTTTTTTTAATAACCCCTTATTTTCAGCATCCATAATCATATACAATGCTGGTCTATCTTTAACACTTCCACCTGGGTTAAAACTTTCTAATTTAACTAAAACTTCAGCCATATTCTCATCTACATTATTGATTTTTACTAAAGGTGTACGCCCAATTGTTTCTGTGATATTTTTATAAATCATAAATTAACCTCCCAAATTATTATTAAACTTATTTTACCCAAAAACAACAAAACCTTTTGCCAATGTATATAAATATATACAGAGGCAAAAGGTTA
The DNA window shown above is from Tissierella sp. Yu-01 and carries:
- the epsC gene encoding serine O-acetyltransferase EpsC produces the protein MLKFIIEQGKVILEKDPAAKNLLEAIFSSPGLKALIYHRIAHKLYLKNKLFLARMISQRARRITGIEIHPGAKIGDNLFIDHGMGIVIGETAEIGDNVTIFHGVTLGGIGGDKGEKRHPTVEDDVVIGAGAKILGPITIGKGAKVGANAVVIDDVPAYTTAVGIPAKIVYKKSKAYIYAI
- the cysK gene encoding cysteine synthase A — translated: MIYKNITETIGRTPLVKINNVDENMAEVLVKLESFNPGGSVKDRPALYMIMDAENKGLLKKGDTIIEATSGNMGIALSMIGAARGYKVKIVMPDTMSVERRRIMTAYGAELVLTEGKLGMKGSVEMAEKLAKENNYFLTRQFSNEANLQSHLETTAKEILEDTEGKLDAFVAGVGTGGTISGVGKVLKENNKEILTVAVQPVKSPVLTGGAPSSHGIQGLGANFIPDIYDKNVVDEIIDMDEDTAYSAARDLGKYEGILAGMSSGANFAAAIQIAKRLGKGKRVVVVLPDTGERYLSTVLFAQE